A region from the Dehalococcoidia bacterium genome encodes:
- a CDS encoding DUF2779 domain-containing protein, with protein sequence MNNAPRDQIPLLSKSRFMAGLQCHKRLYLECYHRDLADEISASQQSIFDAGTEVGVLARKMYSGGILIGEDHLYHEESVKSTATMLCDRSIPAIYEAGFLFDDVRVRVDILARVEGDAFDLIEVKSNTELKDEHLYDIGIQAYVLQGCGIKVKRAYLCHIDTDYVYQGGDYDLRQLFELEDITRDTQRLQSEIPTLLAMMRSPLQKLEPPNIQIGRQCTKPYDCPFSGYCHQDEPEHHISQLPRASETLLSSLKEAGINDIRDIPVGFPGLNAMQQRVRDCVVDNRWYLDPHLSLELSQLEYPVHFLDFETFNPVLPLYPGTRPYQVIPFQWSDHILGKDGVLSHEAFLYDGFDDPRESFARSLLASLGESGSIVVYSGFEESRIRDLALALPHLSGDLMSILDGRIVDLLKLIRKYCYHPEFHGSFSIKAVLPALVSNLGYDDLDIGEGGTASAAYAEMIRPETTPERREWIRGALLAYCKRDTQAEVHLVKVLRNRLETSSSQ encoded by the coding sequence GAACAACGCACCAAGAGACCAGATTCCCCTTCTGTCAAAATCCCGCTTCATGGCGGGGCTGCAATGCCACAAGCGGCTGTACCTGGAATGCTATCATCGTGATCTTGCTGATGAAATTAGTGCCTCCCAACAGTCGATATTTGATGCTGGCACGGAAGTGGGCGTGCTTGCTCGGAAAATGTATTCAGGGGGGATATTGATCGGGGAGGACCATCTCTACCACGAGGAGTCGGTAAAGTCCACAGCCACGATGCTTTGCGACCGGAGTATACCCGCAATTTACGAGGCAGGTTTTCTGTTTGATGATGTTCGGGTAAGGGTTGATATTTTGGCCCGAGTGGAGGGGGATGCGTTTGATCTGATCGAGGTCAAATCGAATACTGAACTCAAAGACGAACATCTCTATGACATTGGAATACAGGCTTATGTGCTCCAGGGATGTGGGATCAAGGTAAAGCGTGCGTACCTCTGCCACATTGACACAGACTATGTGTATCAAGGCGGCGACTACGACCTGCGCCAGCTATTTGAACTCGAAGATATTACCCGCGATACTCAGCGACTCCAGTCTGAAATCCCCACCTTGCTGGCGATGATGCGGTCACCTCTACAGAAATTGGAGCCTCCCAATATTCAGATAGGAAGACAGTGCACTAAGCCATACGATTGCCCTTTCTCCGGCTATTGCCACCAGGATGAGCCAGAGCATCACATTAGCCAACTGCCGAGGGCCAGTGAGACGCTATTGAGCTCTCTCAAGGAAGCGGGTATCAACGACATTAGAGATATACCTGTTGGATTTCCGGGATTGAATGCCATGCAACAGCGAGTCCGAGATTGCGTGGTAGACAACCGGTGGTATCTGGACCCGCATCTCTCGTTGGAACTTAGCCAACTGGAGTACCCCGTACATTTCCTTGATTTCGAGACATTCAACCCTGTATTGCCCCTCTACCCTGGCACGCGACCTTACCAGGTGATCCCATTCCAATGGTCGGATCACATATTGGGAAAGGATGGCGTACTCAGCCATGAGGCTTTTCTGTACGATGGCTTCGATGATCCGAGAGAATCATTCGCGAGAAGTCTACTTGCCTCCCTGGGCGAAAGCGGGTCTATCGTCGTATATTCCGGCTTTGAAGAATCACGGATTCGTGACCTGGCACTCGCCTTACCGCATCTATCTGGAGATTTGATGTCTATCTTAGATGGTCGAATTGTGGACCTGCTGAAACTCATCCGCAAATACTGCTATCATCCGGAGTTCCACGGATCATTTTCCATCAAGGCGGTACTGCCAGCTCTCGTGTCCAACCTTGGCTATGATGATCTCGACATCGGCGAGGGCGGCACTGCTTCAGCGGCCTACGCCGAAATGATCAGGCCAGAGACAACACCAGAACGTCGAGAATGGATTCGAGGCGCGCTGCTCGCCTACTGCAAAAGAGACACCCAGGCTGAGGTGCACCTGGTGAAAGTGCTGCGTAACAGACTGGAGACATCCAGCAGTCAGTGA